From Vigna unguiculata cultivar IT97K-499-35 chromosome 5, ASM411807v1, whole genome shotgun sequence, the proteins below share one genomic window:
- the LOC114183199 gene encoding proteinaceous RNase P 2-like, whose translation MENPKKKKKTSQNPEAKFQFELNSCSKAKDLRGAISLYDDAVLNNTRLNQHHFNALLYLCSNSVADHSLKTTALDYGFRAFRHMSALGVVPNEATVTAVARLAAAKGDADYAFELVKGIGKYNNATPRLRTYDPALFCFCEMLDADKAYEVEEHMNGVGVSLEEAELAALLKVSARSGRADKVYEYLHKLRSCVRCVSESTAVVIEEWFRGAKASEVGEVEFDVGRVKEGVLRNGGGWHGQGWVGKGDWAVSRTSVGADGHCCCCGGQLVCVDIDDAETEKFAGSVAGLALEREVKANFSEFQAWLEKHDSYEAIVDGANVGLYQQNFADGGFSISQLDGVVKELYNRSGKKWPLVVLHNKRLRGLMENPSSRKLVEEWMNNGALYTTPNGSNDDWYWLFAAVKLRCLLVTNDEMRDHIFELIGSNFFNQWKERHQVHYTFIKGNLKLQMPPSYSLVIQESEKGYWHVPLAPGTSSESSRCWLCITRPSGDDPVATVSNGASSCLDSQVDENNATTISGKRKERSPPS comes from the exons ATGGagaatccaaagaagaagaagaaaaccaGTCAAAATCCTGAGGCAAAGTTCCAATTTGAGCTCAACTCATGTTCCAAGGCTAAGGACCTGCGAGGCGCCATATCCCTCTACGACGACGCCGTTTTGAACAACACGCGCCTCAACCAGCACCACTTCAATGCCCTCCTCTACCTCTGCTCCAACTCCGTCGCCGACCACTCGCTTAAAACCACCGCACTCGATTACGGTTTCCGCGCCTTCCGTCACATGTCCGCTCTCGGCGTCGTTCCCAACGAGGCCACCGTCACCGCCGTCGCGCGCCTCGCTGCGGCCAAGGGCGACGCCGATTATGCCTTCGAGTTGGTGAAGGGCATTGGCAAGTACAACAACGCTACCCCGAGGCTGCGAACCTACGATCCCGCGTTGTTCTGTTTCTGTGAAATGCTAGACGCGGATAAGGCCTACGAGGTGGAGGAGCATATGAATGGCGTTGGGGTGAGTTTGGAGGAGGCGGAACTCGCCGCGCTTTTGAAGGTGAGTGCGCGGAGTGGTAGAGCGGACAAGGTGTATGAGTATTTGCATAAGCTTAGAAGCTGTGTGAGGTGTGTTAGTGAGTCCACTGCGGTGGTTATTGAGGAGTGGTTTCGTGGTGCCAAGGCCTCTGAGGTTGGTGAGGTGGAATTTGATGTGGGGCGGGTCAAAGAGGGGGTTTTGCGGAATGGGGGAGGGTGGCATGGTCAGGGATGGGTTGGTAAAGGGGATTGGGCCGTCAGCAGAACGAGTGTTGGTGCTGATGgacattgttgttgttgtggcGGGCAATTGGTTTGTGTTGATATTGATGATGCGGAGACGGAGAAGTTTGCAGGGTCTGTTGCTGGCTTGGCCTTGGAACGAGAGGTCAAAGCCAATTTTAGTGAATTTCAG GCCTGGCTTGAAAAACATGACTCTTATGAAGCTATAGTGGATGGAGCAAATGTTGGGCTCTACCAACAAAATTTTGCTGATGGTGGATTTAGCATTTCTCAG CTTGATGGTGTTGTGAAAGAACTGTACAATCGGAGTGGGAAGAAATGGCCGCTCGTTGTACTGCACAACAAGCGCCTAAGAGGGCTGATGGAAAATCCTTCCAGCAGGAAACTGGTGGAGGAGTGGATGAATAATGGTGCACTGTATACAACTCCAAATGGGTCCAATGATGATTG GTATTGGCTCTTTGCTGCAGTAAAACTTAGGTGCTTGCTTGTGACCAATGATGAAATGCGAGATCACATATTTGAACTCATAGGAAGCAACTTTTTTAACCAGTGGAAAGAAAGACATCAG GTTCACTACACTTTTATTAAAGGAAACCTAAAGCTTCAGATGCCTCCATCATATTCATTGGTTATCCAG GAATCGGAAAAAGGTTATTGGCATGTACCTCTAGCACCAGGTACTAGCAGTGAGTCTTCAAGATGT